In a single window of the Acinetobacter tibetensis genome:
- a CDS encoding VanW family protein: MKFIRRFINKPISQYHPLFYFLSTRTRRALRYWQWKTDGQDYAQQKCSTPLPYRVKKHQSVLIRKLGDSEQHWQHNKVINLKIASPCISGILIHPKQTFSFCQLVGQPTQAKGYVEGMELSFGQARGGIGGGICQIANLIHWLVLHSPLQVVQRAQHSFDPFPDQGRVLPFGSGAAIFYNYIDYQFYNPTPHTFQIRLWFSDKCLEGELRCSADLGYVYHVFEQQHAFLKIGQDYYRQNEIWRHRKEKYKSGEILETECMTRNFAKVLYIPQRIDQSFNSWAEFRSE, translated from the coding sequence ATGAAATTCATTCGACGTTTTATCAATAAACCGATTAGCCAGTATCATCCACTGTTTTACTTTTTATCGACCCGTACCCGACGGGCGTTACGCTATTGGCAATGGAAAACTGATGGTCAAGATTATGCCCAACAGAAGTGCTCAACCCCCTTGCCTTATCGGGTTAAAAAACATCAATCGGTTTTAATCCGAAAATTAGGTGACAGTGAGCAGCACTGGCAACACAACAAAGTCATCAATCTAAAAATAGCCAGCCCTTGTATTTCAGGCATTCTCATTCATCCTAAGCAAACGTTTTCTTTCTGCCAACTGGTTGGACAACCTACACAAGCCAAAGGCTATGTTGAAGGAATGGAGCTGAGTTTTGGCCAAGCACGAGGCGGGATTGGCGGTGGAATTTGCCAAATTGCCAATCTGATTCATTGGTTGGTCCTCCATAGCCCACTACAGGTGGTACAACGCGCACAGCACTCATTTGATCCCTTCCCCGATCAAGGACGGGTTTTACCTTTTGGTAGCGGTGCCGCGATCTTTTATAACTATATTGATTATCAATTTTATAATCCGACGCCGCATACCTTTCAGATTCGCCTGTGGTTTAGTGATAAATGTCTGGAAGGAGAACTTCGCTGTTCGGCAGACTTGGGTTATGTCTATCATGTGTTTGAACAGCAGCATGCTTTCTTAAAAATTGGTCAAGACTATTATCGACAGAATGAAATCTGGCGCCATCGTAAAGAGAAATATAAAAGTGGCGAAATTCTGGAAACAGAGTGTATGACCCGTAACTTTGCCAAAGTCTTATATATTCCTCAGCGCATAGATCAATCCTTTAACTCTTGGGCTGAATTTAGGTCTGAATAG
- the rnr gene encoding ribonuclease R gives MMKNWVDPEAKAEAERYENPIPSRTLILETIEQLNSPQSHADLVEHFQIADQKSIDALSHRLIAMVRDGQLMKDGFKFQRMADQPSYEATVYINSKGFGTASIAGHDDLFLPERELRQVFNGDRVKVQQTSVDRKGKAWGFISEVLQRRVKQIIGKVSQHEGEYFIQPANPNAHQPITLEKELIEHAKLKLGDSVRIAIDDYPTREEFATGHVIQSMADKADTEIIIPQTILEFGLPYEFPEEVIKEAESFKEPTAKDREGRIDLRDLPLVTIDGEDARDFDDAVYAEKRSGGGYRVVVAIADVSHYVRIGKPLDDEAQERGTSVYFPHFVLPMLPEALSNGLCSLNPHVDRLCMVCDLKLSRAGRVTDFEFYPSVMHSKARLTYTQVAQYFDGDSAAVPEDREVRKSLNTLLQLYQVLKDLRGKRHAMEFETVETYMTFDDLGGINEILPRTRNDAHKLIEECMLLANVAAAEFALEHDIPMLYRVHEPPEFSRIQKVRDFVKLLGLKFSDQPTQADYQAVIEATKDRIDAPSIHAVLLRSMMQAYYGAKNAGHYGLAYEAYTHFTSPIRRYPDLLLHRAIKAKLAGKPFPLSGAALDDAGEHFSQTERRADEASRSVTMWLKCHYMQQHLGDEFVGVISAVAEFGLFVTLKDLYVDGMVHVSKLGDDFFVFDQVSQSLVGQNRGQTFGLGDEVKIKVAAVNLEERKIDFELIQQLSHAGRAIRSRAPRIAKTATVQVKEETFIPRAAKASTEARESGDQPVTKKKAKSNSYGKKADKKASSKTDAKNKDKAKKKNKVKKKKANAKVRSE, from the coding sequence ATGATGAAAAATTGGGTCGATCCTGAAGCCAAAGCGGAAGCTGAACGCTACGAAAATCCTATTCCGAGCCGTACGCTCATTTTAGAAACCATAGAACAATTAAACTCGCCACAATCGCATGCTGATTTAGTGGAACATTTCCAAATTGCCGATCAAAAGAGCATTGATGCGCTAAGTCACCGCCTTATCGCTATGGTGCGTGATGGTCAACTGATGAAAGATGGTTTTAAATTTCAACGTATGGCCGATCAACCGAGCTATGAAGCTACGGTCTATATCAACAGTAAAGGCTTTGGTACAGCCAGTATTGCAGGTCATGATGATCTATTTTTACCTGAACGTGAACTCCGCCAAGTCTTTAATGGTGATCGGGTTAAAGTGCAACAAACTTCGGTTGATCGCAAAGGTAAAGCGTGGGGCTTTATTTCTGAAGTTTTGCAACGTCGCGTCAAGCAAATCATCGGAAAAGTCTCACAACATGAAGGTGAATACTTTATTCAACCTGCCAATCCGAATGCACATCAACCCATTACACTAGAAAAAGAGTTGATTGAGCACGCAAAACTCAAACTGGGTGATTCAGTCCGTATTGCGATTGACGACTATCCAACTCGTGAAGAATTCGCGACGGGACACGTGATCCAGTCCATGGCGGACAAAGCGGATACTGAAATCATTATTCCACAAACCATTTTAGAATTTGGTTTACCTTACGAGTTTCCAGAAGAAGTCATCAAAGAGGCCGAAAGCTTTAAAGAACCAACGGCCAAAGACCGTGAAGGTCGCATCGACCTACGTGACTTGCCTTTAGTCACCATTGATGGTGAAGATGCTCGTGACTTTGATGATGCCGTTTATGCCGAAAAACGTTCTGGCGGAGGCTATCGTGTAGTCGTGGCGATTGCCGATGTCAGTCATTATGTGCGTATTGGCAAACCGCTGGATGATGAAGCGCAAGAACGTGGCACGTCAGTTTATTTTCCACATTTTGTGCTGCCAATGTTACCCGAAGCCCTCTCGAATGGGTTATGTTCTTTAAATCCACATGTAGACCGTTTATGTATGGTCTGTGATTTAAAACTTTCCCGTGCGGGTCGCGTGACAGACTTTGAATTTTACCCTTCAGTCATGCATTCCAAAGCACGTCTGACCTACACACAAGTTGCCCAATATTTTGATGGCGATAGCGCTGCGGTTCCTGAAGACCGTGAAGTACGTAAATCACTGAATACTTTACTCCAACTGTATCAAGTCCTTAAAGACTTACGCGGCAAACGTCATGCCATGGAATTTGAAACCGTCGAAACCTACATGACCTTTGACGATTTGGGCGGCATTAATGAAATTCTGCCACGTACGCGTAACGATGCACATAAACTGATTGAAGAATGTATGTTGTTGGCGAACGTGGCTGCGGCTGAGTTTGCTCTCGAGCATGATATTCCAATGCTGTACCGTGTGCATGAACCACCTGAGTTCTCTCGCATTCAAAAAGTCCGTGATTTTGTCAAATTATTAGGATTGAAATTCTCTGACCAACCCACTCAAGCTGATTATCAGGCGGTTATTGAAGCGACCAAAGATCGTATCGATGCACCAAGTATTCATGCAGTGTTGTTACGCTCTATGATGCAAGCGTATTACGGCGCAAAAAATGCAGGACACTATGGTCTGGCTTATGAAGCGTATACCCACTTCACTTCGCCAATTCGCCGCTACCCAGATTTACTGCTGCATCGTGCCATTAAAGCAAAATTAGCCGGAAAACCATTCCCACTTTCAGGCGCAGCACTGGATGATGCAGGTGAACATTTCTCTCAGACTGAACGTCGTGCAGATGAAGCATCTCGCTCTGTGACCATGTGGTTAAAATGCCACTATATGCAACAGCATCTAGGGGATGAATTTGTCGGGGTGATTTCCGCTGTGGCAGAATTTGGTTTGTTCGTGACCCTGAAAGACCTGTATGTCGATGGTATGGTGCATGTCAGTAAACTAGGCGATGACTTTTTTGTGTTTGACCAAGTCAGCCAAAGTCTGGTGGGACAAAACCGTGGGCAAACTTTTGGTTTAGGCGATGAAGTTAAAATTAAAGTTGCAGCAGTCAACTTAGAAGAACGCAAGATTGATTTTGAACTGATTCAACAACTGAGCCATGCAGGACGTGCGATTCGTAGCCGTGCTCCACGTATTGCCAAAACAGCAACAGTTCAGGTAAAAGAAGAAACGTTCATCCCACGTGCAGCGAAAGCTTCAACGGAAGCCCGTGAATCTGGCGATCAGCCAGTCACGAAGAAGAAAGCCAAGTCTAATTCTTATGGTAAAAAAGCCGATAAGAAAGCATCCAGTAAAACCGATGCTAAAAACAAAGACAAAGCCAAGAAAAAAAATAAAGTGAAAAAGAAAAAAGCCAACGCAAAAGTGCGTAGTGAATAA
- a CDS encoding HAD-IB family hydrolase, with protein MNLALFDFDNTITHSDSFSHFLKYSLPYRKQLFGGLSVAPWLIGFRLGYVNDQQIRIRLCRAAFKNYPAIMLEQQGQQFSKTILPNLMNEHTLQQIANHQQKGDQVVVVSSSLDVYLSHWCQQQRIDLICNQLEVREGCYTGELQQGDCGYVEKAKRIQQKYCLGDFDAVYAYGDSPNDHAMLALADHKFYQGQEIKVSNELSV; from the coding sequence ATGAACCTTGCACTTTTTGATTTCGATAACACCATTACACATTCCGACAGTTTTAGTCATTTTTTAAAATATTCATTGCCCTATCGAAAACAGTTATTCGGTGGTTTAAGCGTTGCGCCGTGGCTCATTGGGTTTCGGCTAGGATATGTTAATGATCAACAAATTAGAATCCGACTTTGTCGTGCTGCTTTTAAAAACTATCCTGCCATAATGCTTGAGCAACAAGGTCAGCAATTTTCGAAAACAATTTTGCCCAATTTAATGAATGAACATACCCTCCAACAAATCGCGAATCATCAACAAAAAGGAGATCAAGTTGTGGTGGTCTCATCCTCTTTAGATGTTTATTTAAGCCATTGGTGTCAGCAACAGCGCATTGATCTGATCTGTAATCAGTTAGAAGTACGAGAGGGCTGTTATACAGGAGAGTTACAACAGGGTGATTGTGGGTATGTGGAAAAAGCTAAGCGTATACAACAGAAGTATTGTTTAGGTGATTTTGATGCTGTATACGCCTATGGAGATAGCCCGAATGATCATGCAATGTTGGCGTTAGCCGACCATAAATTTTATCAGGGACAAGAAATAAAGGTTTCGAATGAGTTGTCGGTTTAA
- a CDS encoding YcxB family protein, with translation MSDSKPALSLRYYLNLEESQDGFALATFGKKLFTRFITPLISIAIIGWGIYLGFTGVGRYYVALGVFFLVLQLVLRYWFLPMMFKRQFVKYQFGKSEQGIDLYQEHADIYANGRKKIVHYHEVQNFAVGKLTYMLELKNRTVVIVPKRAFATAEDQNIFENTFKHSK, from the coding sequence ATGTCAGACAGCAAGCCTGCCTTATCTTTACGTTATTATTTAAACCTTGAAGAATCTCAGGATGGCTTTGCTTTAGCCACCTTTGGTAAAAAGCTGTTCACACGTTTTATTACCCCTTTAATTAGTATTGCCATCATTGGATGGGGTATTTATTTAGGTTTTACTGGGGTAGGACGCTATTACGTTGCACTGGGCGTATTTTTCTTGGTTTTACAACTGGTTTTGCGCTATTGGTTCTTGCCGATGATGTTTAAGCGTCAGTTTGTAAAATATCAATTTGGGAAAAGCGAGCAAGGCATCGATTTGTATCAGGAACATGCTGATATTTATGCCAATGGGCGTAAAAAAATCGTGCACTATCATGAAGTACAGAATTTTGCAGTAGGTAAGCTGACCTACATGCTTGAATTAAAAAATCGCACTGTGGTGATTGTGCCAAAACGTGCCTTTGCAACGGCTGAAGATCAAAACATATTTGAAAATACATTCAAACATTCTAAATAA
- a CDS encoding fumarylacetoacetate hydrolase family protein: MNTRPSKIVCVGRSYADHARELGNAIPDRPVLFIKPPSSLKALEDGISWNSAWGSCHYECELTLRIDRELKAETDPLKALQAVGAVTLGLDLTLRDVQDDLKQKGQPWERAKAFDGSCMVADWVDITDVVKDWNDVHYTLHVNDELRQQGNTSHLIFDIGTLLADMSQFFTLEVGDVIMTGTPAGVAALQAGDQLKMTLQGQQQDYVWNTFVHA; the protein is encoded by the coding sequence ATGAATACACGTCCATCTAAAATTGTTTGTGTCGGTCGTAGCTATGCAGACCATGCCAGAGAGTTGGGAAATGCTATTCCCGACCGTCCTGTATTGTTTATTAAGCCACCGAGCAGCCTAAAAGCACTGGAAGATGGAATTTCGTGGAACTCGGCGTGGGGCAGTTGTCATTATGAATGTGAACTAACCTTGCGAATTGATCGTGAACTGAAAGCAGAAACTGATCCATTGAAAGCCTTGCAAGCAGTGGGTGCTGTGACTTTGGGCTTAGATTTAACCTTACGTGATGTACAGGATGATTTGAAACAGAAAGGTCAGCCGTGGGAACGTGCCAAAGCTTTTGATGGTTCATGCATGGTGGCAGATTGGGTCGATATTACTGACGTAGTTAAAGATTGGAACGATGTACATTACACCTTGCACGTGAATGACGAACTTCGTCAACAAGGCAATACATCGCATTTAATTTTTGATATTGGTACATTATTGGCAGATATGAGTCAGTTCTTTACCTTAGAAGTGGGCGATGTGATCATGACGGGTACACCTGCAGGCGTTGCAGCATTACAAGCGGGTGATCAACTGAAAATGACCTTGCAAGGTCAGCAACAAGACTATGTCTGGAATACTTTTGTTCATGCCTAA
- a CDS encoding AraC family transcriptional regulator, which yields MHTRLQHDYHPMPTNDDIPAPLWFRISDAPAESCHPTHEHAWGEFVYALNGVLEVQVEQHHFLTPPPYGIWLPPHLKHAGINRTEVTHSTLYVHESLCAALPKQAGILLTSALVPALLHHLRYHPLPDHDPEHLRLLHVLLDQLRHAKWVGSYLPSSKHSALQNLLDYLQQHPADQSTLAQLAQRINMTERTLARYSQQELGMSLNEWRQRLKVIKAMSMLNENKTVESIALDLGYANASAFINLFKRWMRCTPDQFRKNYAAEKQSK from the coding sequence ATGCATACACGTTTACAACATGACTATCATCCCATGCCGACCAACGATGATATTCCTGCACCGCTGTGGTTTCGCATTTCCGATGCACCCGCAGAATCTTGCCATCCCACACACGAACACGCTTGGGGAGAATTTGTCTATGCCCTCAACGGCGTGCTCGAAGTCCAAGTGGAACAGCATCATTTCTTGACGCCACCGCCTTATGGCATTTGGTTACCTCCACATTTAAAACATGCAGGCATTAACCGTACCGAAGTGACTCACTCCACTTTATACGTACATGAAAGCTTGTGCGCAGCCCTACCAAAACAGGCAGGTATTTTGCTGACCTCAGCCTTAGTCCCTGCGTTATTACATCATTTGCGCTATCATCCCCTACCTGATCATGACCCTGAACACTTGCGTTTGTTGCATGTGCTATTAGATCAACTGCGACATGCCAAATGGGTGGGCAGTTATTTACCTTCAAGTAAGCATTCTGCTCTACAGAATTTATTGGACTATCTACAACAACATCCAGCCGATCAAAGCACGCTGGCACAACTGGCACAGCGGATCAATATGACCGAGCGCACACTGGCACGTTATAGTCAGCAAGAACTGGGCATGTCCTTAAATGAATGGCGACAACGACTGAAAGTAATTAAAGCCATGTCGATGCTGAATGAAAACAAAACAGTAGAAAGCATCGCACTGGATTTAGGTTATGCCAATGCCTCTGCTTTTATTAACTTATTCAAACGTTGGATGCGTTGCACGCCTGATCAATTTCGCAAGAACTATGCCGCGGAAAAACAATCCAAATAA
- a CDS encoding DMT family transporter gives MSERRALDSKASGIMFVLCIIWGLQQVILKMAAPDISAVMQIALRSGLSALMVYPMIKLADGGSLWSRDYLAAGILVGVLFASEFFLVAQALRFTSASHTVVLLYTAPIFVALGLHWKLPSERLSMLQWSGIALAFFGISIAFLFHPTGSAAASSTVLWGDALALLAGILWAATTIAVRLTKLAEAPATQTLFYQLLIAFLLLFPLAFAMGQASIDWTPFAIGSLLFHTIIVSFASYLIWFWLLKEYLASRLGVFSFLTPLFGVLCGVVLLNEKIELNFIVGTVLVMLGIMVVSLQGWVQSRSFAKALKSD, from the coding sequence GTGAGTGAGCGTCGGGCATTAGACAGTAAAGCATCAGGCATTATGTTTGTGCTGTGTATTATTTGGGGTTTGCAGCAAGTGATTTTAAAAATGGCTGCGCCAGATATTTCTGCTGTGATGCAAATTGCATTACGTTCAGGTCTTTCCGCGCTGATGGTTTATCCCATGATTAAGCTTGCAGATGGCGGTTCTTTATGGAGCCGAGATTATTTAGCCGCAGGTATTCTCGTTGGTGTATTGTTTGCTTCTGAATTTTTTTTGGTGGCACAAGCATTACGTTTTACCTCGGCATCACATACCGTGGTTTTGCTGTATACCGCGCCAATCTTTGTGGCTTTAGGGTTGCACTGGAAGCTCCCTTCTGAGCGGCTGAGTATGTTGCAGTGGAGTGGGATTGCACTTGCATTCTTCGGTATTAGCATTGCTTTTCTGTTTCATCCAACTGGTTCAGCAGCGGCATCGAGCACGGTTTTGTGGGGAGATGCCTTGGCATTACTGGCGGGAATTTTATGGGCGGCAACCACGATTGCGGTGCGTTTAACTAAGTTGGCGGAAGCACCTGCAACGCAGACCTTGTTTTATCAACTTTTGATTGCGTTTCTATTGCTATTTCCACTGGCATTTGCAATGGGACAAGCCAGTATTGATTGGACGCCGTTTGCGATTGGTAGTTTGCTGTTCCATACCATTATTGTGTCTTTTGCCAGTTATCTGATTTGGTTTTGGCTATTAAAAGAGTATCTGGCTTCTCGTTTGGGGGTATTCTCCTTTTTAACCCCATTGTTTGGGGTGTTATGTGGGGTTGTCTTGCTCAATGAAAAAATTGAACTGAACTTTATTGTTGGTACTGTATTGGTGATGTTGGGCATTATGGTGGTGAGTCTACAAGGCTGGGTGCAATCACGAAGTTTTGCAAAAGCTTTAAAATCGGATTAA
- a CDS encoding linear amide C-N hydrolase, translating into MTKKLLFIATLTSGLLIHSSIQACTRVVFHGDNQNIMTARSMDWKVDVGTNLWIMPQNIARNGLAGPQSIHWTAKYGSVIATGYDISTTDGINEKGLTTNLLWLVESEYPEVKNNKKPTLSISLWAQYVLDNYATVNEAIQALEKEPFIVVTENVPGEKRLATLHLSLSDASGDSAIVEYINGKQVIHHNAKYQVMTNSPIFDEQLALNEYWKKIGGTTFLPGTNRASDRFARASFYVNAIPKNANSKQSLASVFSVIRNASVPFGLNTEEEPNISSTRWRTVVDHKNLLYFFESAISPNTFWVDLKKINFKTTPFQKLDLGADQANVYAGDATTHFKTTKAFQFLGKE; encoded by the coding sequence ATGACAAAAAAATTACTTTTTATTGCCACATTAACCAGTGGGCTTCTCATCCATTCCTCCATTCAAGCCTGCACCAGAGTGGTCTTTCATGGGGATAATCAAAACATCATGACAGCCCGCTCTATGGACTGGAAAGTCGATGTTGGTACCAATCTCTGGATTATGCCGCAAAACATCGCCCGTAATGGTTTGGCTGGGCCACAATCTATTCATTGGACGGCTAAATATGGCAGTGTAATTGCAACAGGTTATGACATTTCCACCACCGATGGGATCAATGAAAAAGGACTTACAACCAACTTACTCTGGCTGGTCGAATCTGAATATCCAGAAGTCAAAAACAATAAAAAGCCCACTTTAAGTATTTCACTTTGGGCACAATACGTTTTAGATAATTACGCAACCGTCAATGAAGCGATTCAAGCACTAGAGAAAGAGCCTTTTATTGTAGTCACAGAGAATGTGCCTGGGGAAAAGCGTCTTGCGACCTTACACCTGTCTCTTTCAGATGCCTCAGGAGATAGTGCGATTGTGGAATACATTAATGGTAAACAAGTGATTCATCACAATGCCAAATATCAAGTCATGACCAATTCTCCTATTTTTGATGAACAGTTGGCACTAAATGAATATTGGAAGAAAATTGGGGGAACAACTTTCTTACCTGGTACCAATCGTGCCTCAGACCGTTTTGCTCGTGCTTCGTTTTATGTCAATGCCATTCCTAAAAATGCCAACAGCAAACAGAGCCTTGCTAGCGTGTTTAGTGTGATTCGAAATGCTTCGGTTCCCTTCGGTCTAAATACAGAAGAAGAACCAAATATTTCATCAACACGTTGGCGTACGGTTGTTGACCATAAAAATTTGTTATATTTTTTTGAATCGGCAATTTCACCCAATACATTCTGGGTAGATTTAAAGAAAATTAATTTTAAAACTACGCCTTTCCAGAAACTTGACTTAGGTGCAGATCAAGCCAATGTCTATGCTGGAGATGCCACAACGCACTTTAAGACCACGAAAGCATTTCAATTTTTAGGAAAAGAATAA
- a CDS encoding TIGR00341 family protein: MTDKKQTPTIIVDDKPEQQWFENLKEKLRYQQAVRENSRKIDHKQVRLNIQTDALPSKTFFIMNALAAIIAAYGLLSDSTAVVIGAMLIAMMLGPISGISLALIDSRWILFRTALQTLVLGMLMIYGIGFLLGILHPNISITNEILARTHPNSLDLMIALAGGAAGAFASVSPRLSVAVVGVAVATALVPPLVASGILLSRAEFRLSANAFLLTFTNIIAIQVSSAMVLWIAGFRRGSNEEVSSKYLEFIKRNRVSLVILFILAIYLSFNLFYTVHNELYKSKITDQLSQTLNNETNIIDTVEFDPQPNFTLARVFIRGVTLPSTQQINELNRTLNTDQNGHPTYVQIRFIPIQILQTQPTKIVPLNPIATEQPTIKTLTQQDPS, translated from the coding sequence ATGACAGACAAAAAACAAACACCCACCATCATTGTTGATGATAAACCCGAACAACAATGGTTTGAGAACCTCAAAGAAAAGCTACGCTATCAGCAAGCAGTGCGTGAAAATTCCAGAAAAATCGACCACAAACAGGTTCGCCTCAATATTCAGACCGATGCGCTTCCGAGTAAAACCTTTTTCATTATGAATGCGCTCGCTGCGATTATTGCGGCCTATGGCCTGCTAAGTGACTCCACTGCCGTGGTCATTGGTGCAATGCTGATTGCCATGATGTTAGGCCCAATTTCAGGAATTTCTTTAGCCTTAATTGATAGCCGCTGGATTTTATTCCGAACAGCCCTGCAAACCTTGGTTTTAGGTATGCTCATGATTTATGGGATTGGATTTCTACTAGGCATTCTACATCCCAATATCAGCATTACCAATGAAATTTTAGCACGTACACATCCCAACTCTTTGGACCTCATGATTGCCCTTGCAGGAGGTGCCGCAGGTGCATTTGCTTCAGTTTCTCCCCGCCTGTCTGTCGCTGTAGTTGGGGTCGCCGTTGCAACTGCTTTGGTGCCACCTTTAGTCGCAAGCGGTATTTTATTATCTCGCGCTGAATTTAGGCTATCTGCTAATGCATTCTTGCTCACTTTCACTAATATTATTGCCATTCAAGTCAGTTCTGCGATGGTACTTTGGATTGCAGGTTTTCGACGTGGCTCGAATGAAGAGGTTTCTAGCAAATACCTCGAGTTCATCAAACGTAATAGGGTCAGCCTCGTTATTCTTTTCATCCTCGCCATTTATCTCAGTTTCAATTTATTTTATACCGTTCATAATGAACTGTATAAATCTAAAATTACCGACCAACTCAGCCAAACGTTAAATAATGAAACCAATATTATTGATACTGTTGAGTTTGATCCACAGCCTAACTTTACGCTTGCGCGTGTCTTTATTCGTGGCGTTACACTTCCTTCAACCCAGCAAATTAATGAATTAAACCGTACACTCAACACAGACCAGAATGGTCATCCTACTTATGTACAAATTCGATTTATCCCCATTCAAATTCTTCAAACCCAACCCACAAAAATCGTCCCTTTAAATCCAATAGCGACTGAACAACCAACCATTAAAACACTCACACAGCAGGATCCATCATGA
- a CDS encoding YihY family inner membrane protein, with product MIEKYLTRLPFYSKTWFQFVLFVLRRFEADRCREQAGSLTYTTLFAVVPMLTVFLVIISSIKALEPARQQLQQLIYSNFLPKTTIAFDKVLTAFTDKSNNLTVIGILFLFVTTVMMLTSIENVFNRIWRVREKRGGIIGFMRYWTIISLGPIILGSAFVLSSTVASMNLLSSHLAGYEVDGAFLLRLISFTLSILGFFILYWTIPNRSVPIKAALFAGIFSASIFELLKNLFGYIMSNFTSYEIIYGAFAALPIFLLWIFLSWNIVLLGVEISYALTAFYTGKEQRRHPVIMLLDILQLFHIKQQSGESMSDKEALDVLGREEIGHWPTYVLLLEQQNLVKRTDNNEYVLVRNLTQVDFWSFYKSLPYPLPRRPDVKNIHADDHEWMQRIGPRFEEADDYLSAKLAMPLASIFEQH from the coding sequence ATGATAGAAAAGTATTTAACAAGACTGCCTTTTTACAGCAAAACTTGGTTTCAGTTTGTTTTATTTGTCCTTCGACGTTTTGAAGCAGACCGATGCCGCGAGCAAGCAGGTTCTTTAACCTATACCACACTGTTTGCGGTGGTTCCGATGTTAACCGTATTTTTAGTGATTATTTCTTCGATTAAAGCCCTAGAACCTGCTCGACAACAGCTACAGCAATTGATTTATAGTAATTTTTTACCCAAAACCACGATTGCTTTTGACAAAGTACTGACTGCATTTACCGATAAATCCAATAATTTGACGGTCATCGGGATACTGTTTCTGTTCGTTACCACCGTCATGATGCTCACCAGTATTGAAAATGTATTTAATCGTATTTGGCGTGTTCGGGAAAAACGTGGTGGTATAATTGGCTTCATGCGCTATTGGACGATTATTTCTTTAGGTCCAATTATATTAGGTAGTGCTTTTGTATTGTCTTCTACCGTGGCTTCCATGAATCTACTGAGTAGCCATTTGGCAGGCTATGAAGTCGATGGTGCCTTCCTCCTCAGGCTCATCTCTTTTACCCTCTCGATTCTGGGGTTTTTTATTTTATATTGGACCATTCCCAATCGCAGCGTTCCAATTAAAGCCGCCCTCTTTGCCGGCATATTCAGCGCCAGTATTTTTGAATTATTAAAAAACTTATTTGGTTACATCATGTCTAATTTCACCAGTTATGAAATTATCTATGGTGCATTTGCCGCGCTACCTATTTTCCTGTTATGGATTTTTCTGTCTTGGAATATTGTGCTTCTTGGCGTCGAAATTAGTTATGCACTGACCGCTTTTTACACAGGAAAAGAACAACGGCGCCATCCTGTGATTATGCTACTCGATATCCTACAACTTTTTCACATCAAGCAACAAAGTGGTGAAAGCATGTCCGACAAAGAAGCGCTGGATGTTTTAGGTCGAGAAGAAATTGGGCACTGGCCAACTTATGTTTTATTACTAGAACAGCAAAATTTAGTGAAGCGTACCGATAACAATGAATATGTGTTAGTCCGTAATTTAACGCAGGTTGATTTTTGGAGTTTTTATAAATCACTCCCCTATCCACTACCACGCCGTCCTGACGTTAAAAACATTCATGCCGATGACCATGAGTGGATGCAGCGGATTGGTCCAAGGTTTGAAGAAGCGGATGATTATCTCTCCGCCAAACTGGCAATGCCCTTGGCTAGCATTTTTGAGCAGCACTAA